One segment of Geomonas ferrireducens DNA contains the following:
- a CDS encoding PAS domain S-box protein → MRIKTKISGPVFLLVSSLMVLLTLAGYRYLAHALIETVARQHAATLALASRYIDDELLHSRQMLDLMAKGIDPALLDDPKKMQRALDQFRAARTFFNGGLEVIDAEGRSIAQSPRTAQSPIKKGNSYVAFTLATGKPYISAPYFSSAPPKHPLISFGVPILRADGSVAGLLAGHHDLQEDGRTDRALHTVGKRGRLLVMERNRTIVWHPDQSQVMSYLAPGENPAIDDALQRNVMASGETRDAAGETWISTALPLKNANFIVAVQYPETEAYEPLREARLFFAAALVIILLLTQVTLWRLIRHITEPLARLVNHVGSLNQKKGPERLVSIATGDELEHLALAVNNMVETMDRRQETLEENQELYRIIAEFTSELAILTNPDGSLRYISSNCEALTGYTDREFLAVPGLLESIIHPEDRELLRRNCCGAAPDTQASPVELRLNTKDGDQRWFKYTCREVRGADGESLGKRGSFRDISMDRRLEGMLEEERRFVESLLENTSTPLFVIDRNHRIIVWNRAIAELTGMPAAEMLGTDRQWEPFYPTKRPTLCDLIMSGETDRAAEFYPTHSCDVVMKGIIRAEGWYHNLNGRERYLFFDAAPVTRDGGTIAVVETLYDITERARAEESLHLFSEAVEQSASAIVITDTEGVIQYVNRKFCEVSGFKREEALGQKPSILKSGRQLEETYRQLWETITAGKEWHGEFNNKRKDGTFFWENATIAPICDQQGRITHFLGVKEEITAKKNAERQLLKNQAEMVLKHEQLSELFRQVEKGKREWEQTMDCVDDLVAMVDSQGRVRRCNRAFKQLTGNSYSRLVSANWRDLMQGAGLDLSTLDRGQAELQHEASGRWFTLRIYPYGEQGSQVIMLHDLTEIKRVSEELVVAYQELKATHSQLLQQEKMASIGQLAAGVAHEINNPMGFISSNLGTMGKYLERLEGFLEAQSDGLAAATPEARERISQARKKFKVDYILEDARSLLAESQDGAERVRNIVQNLKSFSRVDDAQATYVDLNECIESTITIAWNELKYKTTLTRDYGELPPVKCLPQQLNQVFLNMLVNAAHAIEKQGEITVTTRREGDQVLIAISDTGGGIPEELRSRIFEPFFTTKEVGKGTGLGLSISYDIIKKHHGSIEVESEVGVGTTFTIRLPIEGVGSNE, encoded by the coding sequence ATGAGGATAAAGACCAAGATATCCGGGCCGGTATTCCTGCTGGTGTCATCACTTATGGTGCTGCTCACCCTGGCGGGGTACCGCTACCTGGCCCACGCCCTGATCGAGACCGTGGCGCGGCAGCACGCGGCGACGCTGGCCCTCGCCTCGCGCTACATCGATGACGAGCTTTTGCACTCACGGCAGATGCTCGATCTGATGGCGAAGGGGATCGATCCCGCCCTGCTCGACGACCCGAAGAAGATGCAGCGGGCGCTCGACCAGTTCCGAGCGGCGCGCACCTTCTTCAACGGCGGCCTGGAGGTCATCGATGCGGAAGGGCGCAGCATCGCGCAAAGCCCCCGTACCGCACAGAGCCCGATCAAGAAGGGAAACAGCTACGTAGCCTTCACCCTCGCGACCGGCAAACCCTACATCTCCGCCCCCTACTTCTCCTCCGCCCCCCCCAAACACCCCCTGATCAGCTTCGGGGTTCCCATCCTGCGCGCCGACGGCAGCGTCGCCGGGCTTTTGGCGGGGCATCACGACCTCCAAGAAGACGGCAGAACCGACCGGGCGCTCCACACGGTCGGAAAGCGCGGGCGCCTGCTCGTTATGGAGAGAAACCGCACCATCGTCTGGCATCCGGATCAAAGCCAGGTGATGTCCTACCTCGCCCCCGGGGAGAACCCGGCCATCGACGACGCGCTGCAGAGAAATGTCATGGCCAGCGGCGAGACCCGGGACGCCGCGGGAGAGACCTGGATCTCCACGGCCCTCCCGCTGAAAAACGCGAACTTCATCGTGGCGGTGCAGTACCCCGAAACGGAGGCGTACGAACCGCTCAGGGAGGCGCGCCTTTTTTTCGCCGCGGCCCTCGTCATCATCCTCCTTTTGACCCAGGTGACGCTATGGCGCCTGATCCGGCACATCACCGAACCGCTCGCCCGGCTGGTAAACCACGTCGGCAGTCTCAACCAAAAGAAGGGGCCCGAACGGCTCGTATCCATAGCGACCGGCGACGAGCTGGAGCACCTGGCGCTTGCGGTGAACAACATGGTGGAAACCATGGACAGACGGCAGGAGACCCTGGAGGAGAACCAGGAGCTCTACCGCATCATCGCCGAGTTCACCTCGGAACTCGCCATCCTCACGAACCCCGACGGCTCGCTGCGCTACATCTCCTCTAACTGCGAAGCGCTGACCGGCTACACCGACCGCGAGTTTCTGGCCGTCCCCGGCCTTCTGGAGAGCATCATCCACCCGGAGGACCGCGAGCTGTTGCGCCGCAACTGCTGCGGTGCGGCCCCGGACACGCAGGCGTCCCCCGTGGAGCTGCGCCTCAACACAAAAGACGGGGATCAGCGCTGGTTCAAGTACACCTGCCGGGAGGTGCGTGGCGCCGACGGCGAAAGCCTCGGCAAGCGCGGCAGTTTCAGGGACATCTCCATGGACCGGCGCCTGGAGGGAATGCTGGAGGAGGAGCGCCGTTTCGTCGAGAGCCTTCTGGAGAACACCTCCACGCCGCTCTTCGTCATCGACAGAAACCACCGCATCATCGTCTGGAACCGCGCCATCGCGGAGCTGACCGGAATGCCCGCGGCCGAAATGCTCGGCACCGACCGGCAGTGGGAACCCTTCTACCCGACCAAACGCCCCACCCTGTGTGACCTCATCATGTCAGGAGAGACCGACCGGGCCGCCGAGTTCTACCCGACCCACAGCTGCGACGTCGTGATGAAGGGGATCATCAGGGCCGAGGGGTGGTACCACAACCTGAACGGCAGGGAACGCTATCTCTTCTTCGATGCGGCGCCGGTCACCAGGGACGGCGGTACCATCGCGGTGGTGGAGACGCTGTACGACATCACCGAAAGGGCCCGTGCCGAGGAGTCCCTGCACCTGTTCTCCGAGGCGGTGGAACAGAGCGCGAGCGCCATCGTGATCACCGACACCGAGGGGGTGATCCAGTACGTGAACCGCAAGTTCTGCGAGGTGAGCGGCTTCAAGAGGGAGGAGGCGCTGGGGCAAAAGCCGAGCATCCTTAAGTCGGGACGACAGTTGGAGGAAACCTACCGGCAGCTGTGGGAGACCATAACGGCCGGGAAGGAATGGCACGGCGAGTTCAACAACAAGCGCAAGGACGGCACCTTCTTCTGGGAGAACGCGACCATCGCCCCGATCTGCGACCAGCAGGGGCGCATCACCCACTTCCTCGGGGTGAAAGAGGAGATCACGGCGAAGAAGAACGCCGAGCGCCAGCTTTTGAAGAACCAGGCGGAGATGGTCCTGAAGCACGAGCAACTCTCGGAGCTGTTCCGGCAGGTGGAGAAGGGAAAACGGGAATGGGAACAGACCATGGACTGCGTTGACGACCTGGTGGCCATGGTGGACAGCCAGGGGCGGGTCAGGCGCTGCAACCGCGCTTTCAAGCAGCTGACCGGCAACTCCTACTCGCGCCTGGTCTCGGCCAACTGGCGCGACCTGATGCAGGGGGCAGGGCTCGACCTGAGCACCCTGGACCGCGGGCAGGCCGAGCTGCAGCACGAGGCGTCGGGGCGCTGGTTCACCCTCAGGATCTACCCATACGGTGAACAGGGATCGCAGGTGATCATGCTGCACGACCTGACCGAGATCAAGCGGGTCTCCGAGGAGCTCGTCGTCGCCTACCAGGAGCTGAAGGCGACCCACTCCCAGCTTTTGCAGCAGGAGAAGATGGCGTCGATAGGGCAGCTGGCGGCCGGGGTCGCCCACGAGATCAACAACCCCATGGGGTTCATCTCCAGCAACCTCGGCACCATGGGGAAATACCTCGAGCGGCTGGAAGGATTCCTGGAGGCCCAGTCCGATGGGCTCGCCGCGGCGACGCCGGAGGCCAGGGAGCGCATCTCCCAGGCACGCAAGAAGTTCAAGGTGGATTACATCCTCGAGGATGCGCGCAGCCTCCTGGCCGAGTCCCAGGACGGAGCGGAGAGGGTGCGCAACATCGTGCAGAACCTGAAAAGCTTCTCCAGGGTGGACGACGCGCAGGCCACCTACGTGGACCTGAACGAATGCATCGAGAGCACCATCACCATCGCCTGGAACGAGCTCAAGTACAAGACCACGCTCACGCGTGATTACGGCGAACTCCCCCCGGTGAAATGCCTCCCCCAGCAGTTGAACCAGGTGTTCCTAAATATGCTGGTGAACGCGGCGCACGCCATCGAGAAACAGGGGGAGATCACCGTAACCACCAGGCGCGAGGGGGATCAGGTCCTCATCGCCATCAGCGACACGGGGGGCGGCATCCCGGAGGAGCTCAGAAGCCGGATCTTCGAGCCGTTTTTCACCACCAAGGAAGTCGGCAAGGGGACCGGGCTCGGCCTCTCCATCAGTTACGACATCATCAAGAAACATCACGGGAGCATTGAGGTGGAAAGCGAGGTGGGGGTCGGCACCACCTTCACCATCAGGCTCCCGATAGAGGGGGTTGGCTCAAATGAGTGA
- a CDS encoding response regulator, whose amino-acid sequence MSDHQTRILCVDDERNVLRALERIFIDDDYEILTAASGEEGLELLNASPQVQVVISDFRMPGMNGVEFLKEVFKSHPETIRIVLSGYADTAAVVAAINEGKIYKFIPKPWNDDELRVTVAKALEHFATQRRNEQLAEELRRKTDELKELNADLARRAASCSCGFMQEHASLAHAALILDHLPFGVLALNGDGIVLQMNREAADLLQVADGQLVGRRLAEALPQFADLGDGFSAAAPGSGTVETGGYRLNLRQLHPLGDGAVELLVTIARAA is encoded by the coding sequence ATGAGTGATCACCAGACCAGGATCCTATGCGTGGACGACGAGCGCAACGTGCTCCGCGCCCTCGAGCGCATCTTCATCGACGACGACTACGAGATACTCACCGCAGCCTCCGGCGAGGAGGGGCTCGAACTCCTGAACGCCTCGCCGCAGGTGCAGGTGGTGATCTCGGACTTCCGGATGCCGGGGATGAACGGGGTCGAGTTCCTGAAGGAGGTGTTCAAGAGCCATCCCGAGACGATCCGCATCGTTCTCTCCGGGTACGCCGACACGGCGGCGGTGGTCGCCGCCATAAACGAGGGGAAGATATACAAGTTCATCCCGAAGCCGTGGAACGACGACGAGCTGAGGGTGACGGTCGCCAAGGCTCTCGAGCACTTCGCCACCCAGCGCAGGAACGAGCAGCTGGCCGAGGAGCTCAGGCGCAAGACCGACGAGCTTAAAGAGCTGAACGCGGACCTTGCGCGGCGGGCCGCCTCGTGCTCCTGCGGTTTCATGCAGGAACACGCCTCGCTGGCGCACGCGGCCCTCATCCTGGACCATCTGCCGTTCGGGGTGCTCGCCCTGAACGGCGACGGCATCGTGCTGCAGATGAACCGGGAGGCGGCGGATCTTTTGCAGGTCGCCGACGGACAACTGGTGGGGCGACGCCTCGCCGAAGCGCTGCCGCAGTTCGCAGACCTGGGCGACGGGTTTTCCGCGGCGGCCCCCGGCTCCGGCACCGTCGAGACCGGGGGGTACCGGCTGAACCTGCGGCAGCTCCATCCGCTTGGTGACGGCGCGGTGGAACTGCTGGTCACCATCGCGCGCGCGGCGTGA
- a CDS encoding HD domain-containing phosphohydrolase, translated as MDIQTETAPHKVLLVDDEENITRSIARLLMEQEVELEVLRAASGAEGLERLREHPDVALILSDQRMPGMSGAQFLEQARGLVPDAVRMVLTGYADMAATMDAINKGGASRYLLKPWDDDVLVRTIQEGVQQYHLVQENRRLTALVEEQNRELSAWNDNLKGRVLEQTSTIRRQNEELKERNRRVGHAFRETIVAFSRLIELHSSRLQEHTRNVTELSVRLAREAGLSPEEVETVRTAALLHDIGVIGISQEILQKRMSAMTREETGIFLQHAVRGQATLDAVEELREAGVLIRHHHERYDGAGFPDGLSGAGIPLGARIIAMADFVDRELTEQRGDDPLPALFARITQELGKSLDPELYPAAERHVRELYLAAYSRRAEAAEKELRPKQLLEGMTTTRDLYSGSGALIVERGTVLDAGRIMAVVRSYQVDPPSGGIFVSWAPSGRADAGSVKIAVTEAVPEREVEPKRLKEGMRLTRNLYSGTGLLLLTEGTQLNRGSIEAVLRYYQIDPPSCGVYVADEKAR; from the coding sequence ATGGATATACAAACCGAAACGGCACCGCACAAGGTGCTTCTGGTTGACGACGAGGAGAACATCACCCGCTCCATTGCGCGCCTTCTCATGGAGCAGGAGGTGGAGCTCGAGGTGCTGCGGGCCGCCTCCGGGGCCGAGGGTCTGGAGAGGCTCAGGGAGCATCCGGACGTCGCCCTCATCCTCTCGGACCAGCGCATGCCCGGCATGAGCGGCGCGCAGTTCCTCGAGCAGGCGCGTGGGCTCGTCCCGGACGCGGTGCGCATGGTCCTGACCGGCTACGCCGACATGGCAGCCACCATGGACGCCATCAACAAGGGTGGCGCCTCGCGCTACCTCCTGAAACCCTGGGACGACGACGTGCTCGTGCGCACCATCCAGGAGGGGGTGCAGCAGTACCACCTGGTCCAGGAAAACCGGCGCCTGACCGCCCTGGTCGAGGAGCAAAACCGCGAGCTTTCCGCCTGGAACGACAACCTGAAGGGGCGCGTTTTGGAGCAGACGTCGACCATCAGGCGGCAGAACGAGGAGCTGAAGGAGCGTAACCGGCGCGTGGGGCACGCCTTCCGCGAGACCATCGTCGCCTTCTCCCGCCTCATCGAGCTCCACTCGAGCCGCCTGCAGGAACACACCCGGAACGTCACCGAGCTGAGTGTGCGGCTAGCCCGCGAAGCGGGGCTTTCCCCCGAAGAGGTCGAGACGGTGCGGACCGCCGCTCTTTTGCACGACATCGGCGTGATCGGCATCAGCCAGGAGATCCTGCAAAAGCGGATGTCCGCGATGACCCGCGAGGAGACCGGCATCTTCCTGCAGCACGCGGTGCGCGGACAGGCCACCCTGGACGCGGTCGAGGAGTTGCGCGAGGCGGGGGTGCTGATCCGGCACCACCATGAGCGCTACGACGGCGCCGGATTCCCCGACGGGCTTAGCGGCGCCGGCATCCCCTTGGGTGCCCGCATCATCGCCATGGCCGACTTCGTGGACCGCGAACTCACCGAGCAGCGCGGCGACGATCCCCTCCCCGCCCTTTTCGCGCGCATCACGCAGGAGCTCGGCAAGAGCCTCGACCCGGAGCTCTACCCCGCCGCGGAGCGGCACGTGCGCGAACTTTACCTCGCCGCCTACTCCCGGCGCGCCGAGGCGGCGGAGAAGGAGCTCCGCCCGAAGCAGCTTCTGGAGGGAATGACCACCACCCGCGACCTTTATAGCGGTTCCGGCGCGCTCATCGTGGAACGCGGCACGGTGCTCGACGCGGGGCGCATCATGGCCGTCGTGCGCAGCTACCAGGTCGATCCCCCCTCGGGCGGGATCTTCGTCAGTTGGGCCCCCTCCGGGCGCGCCGACGCAGGGAGTGTGAAGATCGCCGTGACCGAGGCGGTGCCCGAGCGCGAGGTCGAGCCGAAGCGGCTCAAGGAAGGGATGCGGCTCACCAGGAACCTCTACAGCGGGACGGGGCTTTTGCTTTTGACCGAGGGGACGCAGTTGAACCGCGGCAGCATCGAGGCCGTGCTGCGCTACTACCAGATCGACCCGCCGTCCTGCGGGGTCTACGTGGCGGACGAGAAGGCGCGATGA
- a CDS encoding GTP-binding protein codes for MIEFDEKERRMVLKLVYYGPALSGKTTNLLQLHDLLTRQGRGELMVLDTSGDRTIYFDLLPFFLTAPSGLKIKVKVYTVPGQVCHDATRKAVLQRADGVVFVADSNRAEAGNNVVSFDNLERNLSLVGLDIDSIPLVIQFNKRDLPAAVPEEEIRTVWDPTGIPVVMASALNGVGVAETFAMLAGLVYDRIDARFALAATHALTRERFIAQLTSLKEEP; via the coding sequence ATGATCGAGTTCGACGAGAAAGAGCGGCGCATGGTGCTTAAGCTGGTCTACTACGGCCCGGCGCTCTCGGGGAAGACCACCAACCTGTTGCAGCTGCACGACCTGCTCACCCGGCAGGGGCGCGGCGAACTGATGGTGCTCGACACCAGCGGAGACCGGACCATCTACTTCGATCTCCTCCCCTTCTTCCTCACCGCGCCGAGCGGGCTGAAGATCAAGGTGAAGGTCTACACGGTGCCGGGGCAGGTCTGCCACGACGCGACGAGAAAGGCGGTCCTGCAGCGCGCCGACGGCGTGGTCTTCGTCGCCGATTCGAATCGCGCCGAAGCGGGAAACAACGTGGTGAGCTTCGACAACCTGGAGCGCAACCTCTCCCTGGTCGGGCTCGACATCGACAGCATCCCGTTGGTGATCCAGTTCAACAAGCGCGACCTGCCGGCCGCGGTCCCCGAGGAGGAGATCCGCACCGTCTGGGACCCCACCGGAATCCCGGTGGTGATGGCGAGCGCACTGAACGGGGTGGGGGTGGCCGAGACCTTCGCCATGCTTGCGGGGCTCGTCTACGACCGGATCGACGCCCGCTTCGCCCTCGCCGCGACGCACGCCCTTACGCGCGAGCGCTTCATCGCCCAGCTCACCTCGCTCAAGGAGGAGCCATGA
- a CDS encoding sensor histidine kinase, which produces MSAETLHFVVGEEKKVRELLLDADVLPLLKGALAAGASCARVTGDDGEELWGACSPAGRGELLRSLPLMLEGEPVAHLELFGAPEMRERLEPLASLLIVALDTVLRNSLKRVLTTEIHTSVVNSSHEELVAMNAELARSEARYRELAENLELRVKERTAELRRAQAHLLQQEKMAAVGQLAAGVAHEINNPLGFITSNLHTLQKYVARFCAMLQFYREHLELEQPRERLVTEAETKWRELKLPHVMADVGDLMAQSLAGAERVSRIVADLKGFSHVDESGESVVDLNQELERTLTLLSHQLAGRAEIVKELQPLPEVKCQGQLPGQIFLNLIQNALTHAGASPRITLSSCFDGERIRISIADNGPGIPAALRGQIFDPFFTTLPVGSGTGMGLAVVWEAVLKLQGTVAVADAPGGGADFIITIPAGRN; this is translated from the coding sequence ATGAGCGCAGAGACACTGCATTTCGTGGTCGGGGAAGAGAAAAAGGTGCGCGAGCTTCTGCTCGATGCGGACGTGCTCCCGCTGCTCAAGGGGGCACTCGCGGCGGGGGCCTCCTGCGCCCGGGTCACCGGTGACGACGGGGAGGAACTCTGGGGGGCGTGTTCCCCGGCCGGACGCGGGGAGCTCCTCCGCTCCCTGCCGCTCATGCTCGAAGGGGAACCGGTGGCGCACCTGGAGCTTTTCGGGGCACCGGAGATGCGTGAGCGCCTGGAGCCGCTTGCCTCGCTCCTTATCGTGGCGCTCGACACCGTGCTAAGGAACAGCCTGAAGCGGGTCCTCACCACGGAGATCCACACCTCGGTGGTGAACAGCTCGCACGAGGAGCTCGTCGCCATGAACGCGGAGCTTGCGAGAAGCGAGGCGCGCTACCGCGAGCTCGCGGAGAACCTGGAGCTGCGCGTGAAGGAGCGGACCGCGGAACTGCGGCGCGCCCAGGCGCACCTGCTGCAGCAGGAAAAGATGGCCGCAGTGGGGCAGTTGGCCGCCGGTGTCGCCCACGAGATCAACAACCCGCTCGGCTTCATCACCTCCAACCTGCACACGCTGCAGAAGTACGTGGCCCGCTTCTGCGCCATGCTGCAGTTCTACCGCGAGCACCTGGAGCTCGAGCAGCCGCGCGAACGGCTCGTTACCGAGGCCGAGACGAAGTGGCGCGAGCTGAAGCTCCCGCATGTCATGGCCGACGTCGGCGACCTGATGGCGCAGAGCCTCGCCGGGGCCGAGCGGGTCTCCCGCATCGTCGCCGACCTGAAGGGTTTCTCCCATGTCGACGAGAGCGGCGAAAGCGTCGTGGACCTGAACCAGGAGCTGGAGCGGACCCTCACGCTTTTATCGCACCAGTTGGCCGGCCGCGCCGAGATCGTCAAGGAGCTGCAGCCGCTCCCGGAGGTTAAATGCCAGGGGCAGCTCCCCGGGCAGATCTTCCTGAACCTGATCCAGAACGCCCTCACCCACGCCGGGGCCTCGCCGCGCATCACCCTCTCCAGCTGCTTCGACGGGGAGAGGATCAGGATCAGCATCGCCGACAACGGCCCCGGGATCCCCGCAGCGCTCAGGGGGCAGATCTTCGACCCGTTCTTCACCACGCTGCCGGTCGGCTCCGGAACCGGCATGGGGCTCGCCGTGGTCTGGGAGGCGGTCCTCAAGCTGCAAGGAACCGTTGCCGTAGCCGACGCCCCGGGGGGAGGCGCCGACTTCATCATCACCATCCCCGCAGGCAGGAACTAA
- a CDS encoding ATPase, T2SS/T4P/T4SS family, with translation MSRYSQLFKTAAKGEEREAQEPAAKSFGVLFVDDEPGVLSAMRRIFMEENYRLFTAASGAEALAVMEENEVQLIVSDHRMPGMTGAELLKTVKERWPQVIRIMLTGHADVNSVMGAVKDGAVYKFITKPWNDDDLRLTVSLALQQYVLMQENQNLKELTRSQQQRIKNYASLFDENRGMAGNILLKAGAVTREDLARAATERAQGELLTDALVRLGVVTEGEVVKALQAALNIDYVDLASAEITPQAVRFLPRDLCERNRMVPIRMTGRQLTVAMADPSDIYKVDNISMMTGLAVVPLIATGSEILALLERAWGEGQALEQATDLEPIDEIDIIIDDEESQVSVTELIGSSEVPPVIRIVNAVISEAIRYHASDIHIEGKTKYTLVRFRIDGLLHSKIKIPADLHPAIVSRVKILAKMDISERRKPQDGRITVKAGTRIVDMRVSSMPTLNGEKLVLRILDKSAAIKELPDLGVLPDGLKKIRTLVKKPQGVIIATGPTGSGKTTMLYSILSTMLEGSRNFETIEEPVEYFVEEANQVAVREKIGLSFASVLRATLRQDPDVILVGEIRDAETADVAFKAALTGHMVLSTLHTNSAVGSITRLIDMGVKPYIIASALEGLFAQRLVRRVCSACSTEVAPDREIMELLRVPPGYLDGAVRRGKGCDQCNKTGYRGRTGVFELFTMNEDFRHFISTSYKETELFDMARAGGMRTLLEDGLEKVRLGLTTLEELLRVLGPQLLHQRRCDCCNRMVDAKYLFCPFCGTLRRNLCRDCKLPLEPEWLNCPHCGAARE, from the coding sequence ATGTCGAGATATTCACAGCTATTCAAGACGGCGGCGAAGGGGGAGGAGCGGGAGGCGCAGGAGCCCGCCGCCAAGAGTTTCGGCGTCCTCTTCGTCGACGACGAGCCCGGAGTCCTCTCCGCGATGCGCCGCATCTTCATGGAGGAGAACTACCGTCTCTTCACCGCGGCAAGCGGCGCGGAAGCGCTTGCCGTGATGGAGGAGAACGAGGTGCAGCTCATCGTCTCGGACCACCGCATGCCCGGCATGACCGGCGCGGAGCTTTTGAAGACGGTGAAGGAACGCTGGCCTCAGGTGATCAGGATCATGCTCACCGGGCACGCCGACGTGAACTCGGTGATGGGAGCGGTGAAGGACGGTGCGGTCTACAAGTTCATCACCAAGCCCTGGAACGACGACGACCTGCGCCTCACGGTGAGCCTCGCCCTGCAACAGTACGTGCTGATGCAGGAAAACCAGAACCTTAAAGAGCTCACCCGCTCGCAGCAGCAGCGCATAAAGAATTACGCAAGCCTCTTCGACGAGAACCGCGGCATGGCGGGCAACATCCTCTTGAAGGCGGGGGCGGTGACGAGGGAGGATCTGGCCCGCGCCGCAACGGAGCGTGCCCAGGGGGAACTCCTGACCGACGCCTTGGTGCGCCTCGGGGTCGTCACCGAGGGGGAGGTGGTGAAGGCCCTGCAGGCGGCGCTGAACATCGACTACGTGGATCTCGCCTCGGCGGAGATCACGCCCCAGGCGGTGCGCTTTTTGCCGCGCGACCTGTGCGAGAGAAACCGCATGGTCCCGATCCGGATGACCGGCCGCCAGCTCACCGTGGCCATGGCCGATCCCTCCGACATCTACAAGGTCGACAACATCTCCATGATGACCGGACTCGCCGTGGTCCCCCTCATCGCCACCGGTTCCGAGATCCTCGCCCTACTGGAACGGGCCTGGGGCGAGGGCCAGGCGCTCGAACAGGCGACGGACCTGGAGCCGATCGACGAGATCGACATCATCATCGACGACGAGGAGAGCCAGGTGAGCGTCACCGAGCTCATCGGCTCCTCCGAGGTCCCGCCGGTGATCCGCATCGTGAACGCGGTCATCTCGGAGGCGATCCGTTACCACGCAAGCGACATCCACATCGAGGGGAAGACCAAGTACACCCTGGTGCGCTTCCGCATCGACGGACTGTTGCACAGCAAGATCAAGATCCCGGCCGACCTGCACCCCGCCATCGTCTCGCGCGTGAAGATCCTCGCCAAGATGGACATCTCCGAACGGAGAAAGCCCCAGGACGGGCGCATCACCGTGAAGGCCGGGACCCGCATCGTCGACATGCGCGTCTCCTCCATGCCGACCCTGAACGGCGAGAAGCTCGTCTTGCGCATCCTGGACAAAAGTGCCGCGATCAAGGAGCTCCCGGACCTCGGGGTGCTCCCGGACGGGCTTAAGAAGATCCGCACCCTGGTGAAGAAGCCGCAGGGGGTGATCATCGCGACCGGCCCAACCGGCAGCGGCAAGACCACCATGCTCTACTCGATCCTCTCCACCATGCTCGAGGGGAGCAGGAACTTCGAGACCATCGAGGAGCCGGTGGAGTACTTCGTCGAGGAGGCGAACCAGGTCGCGGTGCGGGAGAAGATCGGGCTCTCCTTTGCGAGCGTTTTGCGCGCCACGCTGCGCCAGGACCCGGACGTGATCCTGGTCGGCGAGATCCGGGACGCCGAGACGGCGGACGTCGCCTTCAAGGCGGCGCTCACCGGCCACATGGTCCTCTCCACGCTGCACACGAACTCCGCGGTCGGCTCCATCACACGGCTCATCGACATGGGGGTGAAGCCTTACATCATCGCCTCGGCGCTCGAGGGGCTCTTCGCGCAGCGCCTGGTGCGGCGCGTCTGCTCCGCCTGCAGCACCGAGGTCGCCCCGGACCGGGAGATCATGGAGCTGCTGCGCGTCCCGCCGGGATACCTCGACGGGGCGGTGCGCCGCGGCAAGGGGTGCGATCAGTGCAACAAGACCGGCTACCGGGGGCGGACCGGAGTCTTCGAGCTCTTCACCATGAACGAGGACTTCCGGCATTTCATCAGCACGAGCTACAAGGAGACCGAGCTCTTCGACATGGCGCGCGCGGGGGGGATGCGCACCCTCCTCGAGGACGGCCTGGAGAAGGTCCGCCTGGGGCTCACCACACTGGAGGAGCTTTTACGGGTCCTGGGGCCGCAGCTCCTGCACCAGCGCCGGTGCGACTGCTGCAACCGGATGGTGGACGCGAAATACCTCTTCTGCCCCTTCTGCGGCACCCTGCGCCGCAACCTCTGCCGCGACTGCAAGCTCCCCCTGGAACCGGAGTGGTTGAACTGCCCGCACTGCGGCGCGGCAAGGGAGTAG
- a CDS encoding response regulator, which yields MTDETRILLVDDEPHVISALVRGLDEEPYLITGAHGGKEALGLMVQHRYKVVISDEKMPGMDGAEFLGAVKELYPETVRIMLTGHASVEATMRAVNSGEIYRFFTKPWDETELKLALRSAVEKYNLEEENRRLLRTVKRQSQELKYLEKSYPGITELRREADGAIRIDEDVTEEEIASIIAGCNDAERSS from the coding sequence ATGACCGATGAAACGAGGATTCTATTAGTGGACGACGAGCCGCACGTGATCTCGGCCCTGGTGCGCGGGCTGGACGAGGAGCCCTACCTGATCACGGGGGCGCACGGGGGAAAGGAGGCGCTCGGCCTCATGGTGCAGCACCGCTACAAGGTGGTCATTTCCGACGAGAAGATGCCGGGGATGGACGGGGCGGAGTTCCTGGGCGCCGTGAAGGAGCTCTACCCGGAGACGGTGCGCATCATGCTCACCGGGCACGCCAGCGTCGAGGCGACCATGCGCGCGGTGAACAGCGGCGAGATCTACCGCTTCTTTACGAAACCATGGGACGAAACGGAGCTGAAGCTCGCGCTTAGAAGCGCCGTTGAGAAGTACAACCTGGAAGAGGAAAACCGGCGCCTTTTGAGGACGGTGAAGCGCCAGTCGCAGGAGCTTAAGTACCTGGAGAAGAGTTATCCGGGGATTACCGAACTGCGCCGGGAAGCGGACGGCGCGATCCGGATCGACGAGGACGTCACCGAGGAGGAGATAGCGAGCATCATCGCCGGGTGCAACGATGCCGAGCGCTCCAGCTAG